From the genome of Bacteroidia bacterium:
CCCTATTGCCGTAAAATTGTTTAATGAGTTTAATAAAATCCCGATGCCAGACCAGAATTTGACGGATGTACAGATTAAAGATGTATTAGCTTACATTGGAAGTTTATCTCCCAAGAGTGCTGCTCCTTCAAAAACAACCACAACTCCCGCTACAACAACAACTACACCCCAAGCCTCTGCCGGAAACCCACCTAACTGGGTAAAAGCAGATAACGAAGTTAAGTGCGTAAAAAGTACCAAACAAATTGACCCTAAGTCAGTAGCAAATGATCCTGTTTGGAATAAGACAACTTGGAAGAAATTAGCACTGTCTCCCCAAAACGTAGTTTATCCTAACTTACCGAAGCAATCTGTAGATGGAATTTCCGTCAAGAGTGCCTACTTCGGAAAAGAAGTGTATTTCTTAATTGAATGGGCTGATGCTACCAAAAACACAGAAGTTGATGCGGATAAGTTTTGCGACCAGTTAGCAATTCAATTGCCTTTGGACCCCGGAAACATTCCCAGTTATATGATGGGCAATGCCGGCGGCCGCGTTCACATAGTTCATTGGAAATCCGTTTGGCAAAATGACGTAGAAAAAGGTTTTCAAGACGTTACCCAAAAATACCCAAATATGTGGGTTGATGTTTATCCCGGTATGGAATACTATCCTGACAAAAACCAAATGAACTATGCTAAAAATATCACCGCAGAGCAAATGGTTGATGCCGGAAAAACAAACACAATGCCCGGTACATATTCCAAAAACCCAATGTCCCAAATCAAACGGACATCTACCGTAGAAGAAGCATCCGCAGAAGGATTCGGTACAATGGCTACCCAGCAAAACCAGCAAGCAAAAGGCTGGGCAGTTTGGCAAGATGGAAAATGGACAGCCTGCATCGCAGTGCCCGTTAATACAGACGATAAAAACAAAGCCAAAGTAAAAACAAAAACCAAAGTAGCATTCGCTATTTGGGACGGAGGAAACGAAAATATCGGAGGACGCAAGCACTTTATGCCTTGGGTGGACTTAACCTTAGAACCTTAACCTCAATAATAATGAAATCAACCCCAGCCTTGAATATTGATTTGCTGAATGCCGACATATATCGGCTTATCGCAAATTGCTTTGACTTTCCAAATCAAGATAGGTTGTTCGCAATTAAGGAAATGGCCGGAGGACTTTGTAAATCTGGCCATCCTAACCCAGAAATTGCTAATATACTCACTACTTTGTGCCAATCTATTAATGACGAGGAAATCCTGTATGACTATTCCCTAATCTTTATCAAAGGGGGCGTTCCGTTGAGCGAAACCCATACTTTACAAAGATACAACAGCGTAACAGATGTAAATGCGTTTTATTATGCTTTTGGTTTTCAGCCCAAAACCGGCGAGAACCCGGATTCTATCATGTATGAATTGGAGTTCTTGGCAATGCTACTCCTAAAAGCAGTTATTGCACCCAACGAAGAAGCCCAAAACATTACCCAAAAGGCATATCAAGACTTTTTGATTGAGCATACCGCAGAGTTTGCCATATCTTTAGCCCAAAAAATTCGCGAAGGGAACGCAGGTACTTTCTTCTTCACAGTTTCATTCTTATTGGAAACATTTATCCGCTATGAACTTGAACGCAATCATCTAACCATAAATCATTGCGATACCCCATGACATCGTTAATCATATTCTTGTTTGCTACCTTAGGCACGACGGAACTAATCCTAATTGCTTTTGTGTTGTTGATATTTTTCGGCGGAAAAAGAATCCCAGAGCTAATGCGTGGTTTAGGAAAAAGTGCTGCCGAATTCAAAAAAGCTAAGGACAACGTTGAAGACGAAGTCCGCAACCTAAAGGAATAAAAAATGCTGTACGATAATTTCAACAGAATTCATAACTACTTACGTATTTCAATTACAGATAAATGTAATTTTAGATGTAGTTATTGTATGCCGGAGGAGTGTTATACTTTCACCCCGTCCGAAAGACTTATGAATGCTGCTGAAATAGAATCAATTGCCCGTGAGTTCGTTTCATTGGGAATCAATAAATTACGTTTAACAGGCGGTGAACCGCTGCTCCGAAAGGATTTTGCAGACATTCTAACCCGCCTATCAAAACTGAATATTGAACTACTGATAACAACTAACGGGCTGCTTTTAAACCAATACATAGACACAATCAAAGCAGCAAAAGTTTCTACCATTAACGTAAGTTTAGATTCCCTAAATCCGGAAACCTTTTTTCAGATTACCAAAAGAAACGCTTTTAAGCAAGTTTGGGATAATATTATGCTTTTGCTGCAAGAGGGAATCCGAGTAAAAATCAATGTAGTAGCTATCAAAGAGTTCATAACCAAAGAAATCTTTGATTTTCTCGAATTAACAAAAAACTTACCGCTTCATATTCGTTTTATTGAGTTTATGCCTTTTGCCGGAAATAACTGGACAAGTGATGACGTAGTTACTGCCGCTCAACTATTAAAATTGGTTTCAGAAAAGCATAATATCGTTAAACTCATCGATGAACCTCACGCCACTGCCAGAAAATATAAAGTAGTGGGATACGAAGGAACGTTTGCTTTCATCACCACGATGACCAATCAATTTTGTGGAGACTGTAATCGTGTAAGATTAACGGCAGACGGTAAACTCAAAAACTGCTTATTTAGCAGAGAAGAAACTGACCTACTAACTCCATTTAGAAAGAACGAGCCAATTGTTCCACTGATTGTAGAAACAGTAAAACGGAAATATCCCGCTTTGGGCGGGCAATTCCAGCCAGATTACCAAACCATTCAGCCCCAAGTGCTAATCAATAGAAGTATGATTGGCATTGGTGGTTAATTACTTAAAAAATCATGGTTTCCGTTCATGAAGCAAAGCAAATCATTGATACACAAATCATTCTCAAACGAGCGGTTTACGAACTAAGTTCTGATTTAGTTGGAATGGTATTAGCCGGAGATATTACAGCACAATGTAATGTTCCGTCTTTTGATAATTCTGCAATGGACGGATACGCCTTTTGCTTCCAAAAAGACAAAGCAAGTTATCAAATAACGCAAAAAATCAAGGCTGGTGAAGTATCCGAAAATCCTATTGGTTTAGATGAGGCAGCAAGAATCTACACCGGTGCACCAATTCCTATGGGCACAGATACCGTTATTCAGCAGGAAATTGTATCTATTCAGGAAGGCAGAATTTCTTTTGACCCACAACGAATCCGTTATGGTGCAAACGTCCGTTTACAAGGTAGCCAATGCAGACAAGGGGATATTGTGGCCAAAGCCGGAAGTTTGATAACTCCGGGAATGATAGGCTTAATGGCATCCGTTGGAGCAACGCACATTCCGGCATATATCCCGCCCAAAATCAGCATTATCACCACTGGCGATGAATTGATAACCCTAAAAGATCCCTTAACTTACGGAAAAATTTACAATTCTAACAGCGTAGCCCTACAAGCATATTGTAAACAATTAAACATTCAGATACAATCAGTTAGGCACATTCCAGACGACCCTGATATTACGTTGGAACATATAACAGACTGTTTAGCATCCTGTGATATGTTAATTTTAACAGGTGGTATTTCGGTGGGGGATTATGACTATATTCGTTCAAGTTTGAATCTTGCCGGAGTTACCCAGCGATTTTATAAAGTTAAGCAGAAGCCCGGTAAACCGCTATTTTTTGGCCATAAAGATAATACGTTGGTTTTTGCTTTGCCCGGAAACCCGGCTGCGGTATTAGCTTGTTTTAACCAATACATAAAGCCATGTATTCGTAAAATGATGGGTTTTTCGGCTGTTTGGGAGCCAGACGCAGTTCTTCCACTTCAAAATACCTACCAAAAACATACCGGTTTAACCCACTTTGCAAAAGCATATACAAACCAATCTTTGGTTAGAATTTTAAGTGGCCAGCAGTCTTTTGATTTATTACCCTTTAACGAGTCCAATTGTTTCGCAGAAATTCCGGAAGATATTGCTGAGGCCGAGCCAAACTCGTTATTATCTATTTATTACTGGTAAAATGATTGATAATCAAACTCTCTTGATATTATTACTTGCGATTACTGCCTTTTTATATGCTTCGGTTGGGCATGGCGGCGCGAGTACATATATAGCATTATTAACTTTGTTTCATATTTCACCTATAGAAATCCGCCCAACTGCGTTGATTTTAAACATACTCATTTCATTTATATCTTTTTTGATGTATCGAAAGGTTTGTAAATTCCCAACACGGCTATTTTGGATTTTAATAATTGCTTCGGTTCCGGCTTCATTTTTAGGGGGAAAGTTACTGATAGACACATCTTTGTATCGTAAAATATTGGGCATCATTTTACTATTTCCGGTAGCCCGCTTTTTGGGGATAATACCGACATCAGACAAACAAATTATAGAGCCAAAAGTAGGCTTAGTATTGTTGATTGGTTTAGTAATAGGATTTGTTTCCGGATTAATTGGTATTGGCGGCGGAATTTTACTTTCCCCAATTGTGTTGTTATTGGGTTGGGTGAATATGAAAGAAGCTGCTGCATTAAGTGCATTGTTTATTTTTTTTAATTCAATAGCCGGTTTAGCCGGTTCAAGTTTAACATCTTCCATACCAAGTGAATACGTGCTGTGGTACTTACCATTTACATTGGCAGGAGGCTTAGCCGGCGCTTATGTGGGCGCACAACGATATAACCTAAGAACATTAAAATACGTTTTGACCACAGTGCTCCTGATTGCAGCGGTTAAACTGATTGGGATATGAAACAAGACTTCTTAGAAATCGTTATTTTAGCCGGAGGCAAAAGTAGCCGTATGGGGCAAGACAAGGGCTTAATGCTTTTTCATCAAAAACCTATGATAGAATGGATTTTAGAAGCCTCACTGAAAACCAATTACCCTGTCCGAATAATTGCCAATAACCCTGCTTACAGCCAGTTTGGAGTTCCTGTGATTTCGGATATTATTCCAGAAAAAGGCCCAATGGGGGGACTTTTCACGGCACTAACAACCACAAAATCTAAGTATGTTTTTTTACTAAGTTGTGATACACCCTTGATTAAAAACGAGATACTTCAATACATGATTTCTAAACTAACTACCCAAGAAGTATTGGTAGCTTCTTTGCAAGGCAAAATACTGCCATTATTAGCTATATATCATTCTGATTTAAAGAAAGTTGTTTTAGAAAATATTTCTTCAAATAAATTAAAGATGCAAGAGCTCATTAGGTCATTGGTTTATCAAGAGTTAGAAATACCAAACTTTTTGGCACCACAACCGGAGGTATTTGCAAACATCAACACAATAGACGAATTTGCCGAATTACAAAAAGGAGTAGTTTTATGATAAAAGTATTGGCATTTGGGATAGTTGCAGAAAAAATTCAGTCTAATGAGTTTTATTTAGAAAACATTGCTAACACACAGGAACTAAGGTCTGTTTTGTTAGAGAAATTTCCCAAACTGGGGGATATTCGGTTTACATTTTCTATCAATAGAAAGCTGGTGCATGAACTCACTGCAATAGAACCTAATAGCGAAATTGGGCTATTGCCGCCATTTTCAGGAGGCTAATATGAGCAGATTTGAACGCCAAGTTATTTTACCCGGCTTTGGAACAGCAGCACAAAATAGGCTGAAAAAATCAAAGATATTAGTAGTAGGAGCCGGCGGCTTAGGTGCTCCGCTTTTGTTATACTTAGCAGCAGCCGGTATTGGAGAAATAACCATAATAGACGGAGACACGGTTTCAGAATCCAACTTAAACCGCCAAATATTGTATGGATACCCGGAAATAGGAAAATCCAAAGCAACATCTACAGCAGCCTATCTTCAACAAAAATATCCAGACATCGGTATTAAAGCTATAGAAGCATTTATCACAACCCAAAATGCGGTTTCAATCCTCTCTGACCATGATTTGGTCATTGACGGAACAGACAATTTCTCAACACGTTATCTACTAAGCGACGGTTGTTATTTATTGCAGAAGCCGTTAGTTTCAGGTTCGATTTATAAATTTGAGGGACAAGTAATCGTTTTAGATGCTCAAAAATCCCAAACTCGCCCCTTAACATATCGAGATTTGTATCCCCGCCCGCCGGCTCCCGAAGAAGTTCCCAATTGCAGCGAAATAGGTGTCTTGGGAGTATTACCCGGAATTATCGGAACAATAATGGCCTCCGAAGCTATCAAGTTAATATCGAATTATGCTCCGGCAATAGCAAATAAAGTACTGTTTTACAACCTATTACAAAATAGTTTTTACGAAACAAGCATATTAGAGAACCCCGAAGCATTAGCGGATGCACCACAAACAATCAAAGATTTTGAGCAAATGAATTATGCAACCCTTTGCGGGCTATCCCGCACCATTTCTTGGCATGAAGTGCTGCAAACAATCACTCAAAAGACAAAAAATATTTTGATAGTAGATGTTAGAAATTCTGATGAACTCCCTAAACCCCACAAAATCAACTACCTAAATATTCCACTAACGGAATTAGAATGCCGAAAAGAAGAAGTTTCGGCAGCAGAAACGATCTATGTATTTTGTCAGGCCGGAGTTAGAAGCCAAAAAGCGGCTCAATTTCTTGAAAGAACTTATCCTAACAAAAAAGTTTTTTCTATTGAAGGCGGAATCAATCAATTACAATCAACTTTGCACGTTTTTTAATTAATTTATGGAAAAAAAACCTAAGAATATATTTGTTGCAGGGGCAATTTCTTCGGAGAAAATAGCCACCTCAATCCAAAACCATTCAACCAAGCTAAGTATTGGTGGACATAGCATTTTTTTAGGTCAAGTTCGAGCAGATACTATTGATAATCAGGAAGTTCAATCCATTCATTATTCTGCCTATGAGCCAATGGCATTAGAAGTAGCATTTCGTATTCGGGAAGATATTTTTCAGAAATATCCATTGGTTTGTATGCACATTTACCACAGCTTAGGGGAGGTTAAAGCCGGAGAGATTAGTTTATTTGTGTTTACCTCTGCGATACACCGCCAGCCGGCAATCGAAGCCTGCACAGAAGTAGTAGAAAGAATCAAAAAAGAACTTCCCGTTTGGGGAAAAGAAATATTAACGACAGGAAACGTTATTTGGAAAGAAAATAAAATTTAATCTCTTTAATATCAGATAGTTATTAAAAATATAAATAAAAAAGGATTTTTTAGTAGTTTTTTGAAACATCATATCTTAAACTGACGTATAAAACCGTAAATTCATACAGATTATGAAAGAGCAAGAAAAAGAACAGCAAATCGATCAAGAGCAGCAGGAGCTTAACGATCAGGAGTTAGATCAAGTAACTGGTGGAGTTCGTACTGCCGCCGGAAATGTAAATACAACTGGCCATAACGCAGTTGGTAACGCTCAAAAAGGTCTTGAAAAAGACCCACGCACCAAAGGAAACGGCTAAGAAGTCTCTTAGCTCCCCAAAAGCGGTTCTTTATAGAACCGCTTTTGGCTTTATATAGCACATACAATATTTGTATTTTCTACACCAAAATTGCACTTGTTTTTACCCATTTTTATTTAGTTTCAGTTCTGTTCTTAATACAGAACCCAAAAGAAATTCTTGATTTTATGAGACTTAGAATGAAACAATTTAGTGTGTTTTTGGGTTATATTGCTGTAAAATAATATCATGGAAAACAACAATATCTCACTTGAAATTCCCTTTCGTTTAACCGAAGACGCTGTTACAGAGATAAAGCGACTTATTGCGGAACAACAATTGGAGGGCAGCACTGCTTTGCGTGTGGGCGTAAAAGGCGGAGGATGTTCCGGTTTTTCTTACATGATAGATTTTGATACATCGTCAGAAAATGACATCGTATTTGAGCAAGATGGTATCAAATTGTTGTTAGATAAAAGGCACGCTATCTACTTATTAGGTATGGAAGTTCATTTTCAATCTGGGTTAAACGCACGGGGTTTCGTCTTTCAAAATCCAAATGCTAAATCAACTTGTGGTTGCGGAACGTCTTTTTCTGCATAGAACTTCTATTTAAGGAAGTTATTCTCCAGCTATTTCCTTGAAAATATAAATATCTTCATTGGGTCGTTTCATCCAGTAGTTTTCTCGGGCATAACGTTCTATCCGCAAGGGGTCGTTCAGTAAAATATCATATTCTATTTTTACCTTAGAGATTTCCCGCTGGTAAAACTGTTTATCTACCTCTAATTGCTTTATATTACGCTGCATACGATACTGAGAAATCAAGTCATATCTATCCAAAAGAAGCATCCAAGATATTGTTGCTAAGATAGTTATGATGTAAGGATTTAAAGCATATCGGAAATATCGTTTTAAAAATTGAATTAGTGCAAGGGTTTTCTTCACTTTTCAAAGTTACAACGGAGTTATTTTTTTTAGGATTATTTTTTTCCACGAAAAAAATAACTTAGTAAGGTGCTCCATTTTTTTCGTGGAAAACATACTCTGTAGTTATGCTTAAAACGATATTTTTATAGAAACACATTATTTTGATACATTTGTGAACGAATCAATTATGACGCATATCCGTGTTGGGGTTTTCATGGGTGGGAAATCTCGTGAGCGTGAGGTTTCTTTTGCCGGTGGCAGAACTGTTTTTGATAATTTAGATCGTTCTATTTTTGTACCAATACCCATTTTTGTGGACAGCCGCAATAGTTTAATATTGCTGGATTGGCCAAATCTCTACAAAGGTACTATTCGGGATTTTTTCCCGCCTGCTTCTGCTTATAGCCATTTATCGGCTTCTTTTCAATACTATGTAGAGCATCTTGCTACCTTGCAAGGCGAGGAGTATGAGCGTGCGATAACCGAAGTTGGTAGCCGTATATCACTGGAATCATTACCGAATCTTATAGACTGTGCTTTTTTGGCATTGCATGGGCATTTTGGCGAAGACGGAACTATTCAAGGACTTTTAGATTGGTTAAAAATTCCTTATACAGGGTCGGGTATTTTGGGCTGCGCCATAGGAATAGACAAACGCATACAGCCTGTGCTTACCTATTCTCTGCGAATGCCAATAAATGAATCCCTCATCATCACTTGGAAAGAATATTCACAGAATCCGGTTAAGATATTAGAAGACATTAACTTATATGTGAGTTATCCTTGTGTAACCAAGCCTCCGACACAAGGCTCAAGTATTGGTACGCGGGTTGTTCAAAAGCCACTTCAAATAAGAGAAGCTATTTTGGCCTCTTTTTTTAAAGTTGAAGTAGATTTGGTTGTTTGGAATAGCTTAACCAACGAAGAGTGTTATGAACAAATAACCCAATGGGTTGATTTACGTACCGGTTTGGGGCTTCCCCTCAGAGATACTGTTACCCAAACATTGATTTACACTCCCGAAGAACTTTTTTATTATCTACACAGCCAAGCGAAGCAGCGAGAGAGCTTAATATTAGAAGCCTTAGATAGCAGTGATTCTATCATTGTAGAAAAGTTTTTGAATGGAGAGGAGTTTTCAGTTATTGTAATAGCAGGGAGCAATGGAGAACCCATTGCATTGCCACCTACGCAAATAATTAAAAGCGGAACTTTGTTTGATTATAGAGGGAAGTATTTACCGGGTCCAACACGCAAAAAAACGCCGGCTGACTTTCCTGATGAATCTTTATCTGAAATTATGCAAGGAGCAGAACGCCTCATGACGGGAATGAATTTTGACGTTTATGCACGTATAGACGGATTTTTACTGCCGGACGGGCGCATTTTGTTTAATGACCCCAATACTACCTCCGGAATGATGCCCAGTTCTTTTTTCTTTCACCAAGCTGCCGAGATAGGCTTAGACCCCGTTCACTTCTTAACGTTTGTTATTTGGGAATCTATGCGTGCCCGTGTACGTGAAGCCAAAAACTTACTACCGGCCACTACTGTCTTAACAAATCTACAACAAACGTTAAATAAGCAAAAAGAACTTAAAGTGCAACGAGCTACCGTTGGGGTCATTTTGGGGGGATATTCTACCGAAAGACATATTTCCGTAGAAAGCGGTAGAAATATTTATGAAAAGCTAAGCAGCTCAGGGAAATATACACCCGTTCCGGTTTTTTTACTCCATAATAAATATCTCTCTGCCGAGCTCCGTACCCAGTTAAACATTCCAAATGAGCCGGAGTTTTCTCTCTGGAGGATTCCTTTAGCATACTTACTCAAAGATAATGCAGATGATATTCGGGATAAGATTATCCATAGTCTAAAAAATCCCAATGAGAATCCCATAATTAAGCAAGTTCGCCAAAGACTTGCTTCTATTAGAGAAATGCTGAATGGAGAAGAAACCACATTACCGAGCTATATTCCG
Proteins encoded in this window:
- a CDS encoding ethylbenzene dehydrogenase-related protein, which translates into the protein MKKFIVIAMLIGFVMPKLTAQNAAKGENTFKGICGACHTVGKGKLVGPDLSGVNERRTQTWLLSFIKSSQSMVKKGDPIAVKLFNEFNKIPMPDQNLTDVQIKDVLAYIGSLSPKSAAPSKTTTTPATTTTTPQASAGNPPNWVKADNEVKCVKSTKQIDPKSVANDPVWNKTTWKKLALSPQNVVYPNLPKQSVDGISVKSAYFGKEVYFLIEWADATKNTEVDADKFCDQLAIQLPLDPGNIPSYMMGNAGGRVHIVHWKSVWQNDVEKGFQDVTQKYPNMWVDVYPGMEYYPDKNQMNYAKNITAEQMVDAGKTNTMPGTYSKNPMSQIKRTSTVEEASAEGFGTMATQQNQQAKGWAVWQDGKWTACIAVPVNTDDKNKAKVKTKTKVAFAIWDGGNENIGGRKHFMPWVDLTLEP
- a CDS encoding molecular chaperone TorD family protein, producing MKSTPALNIDLLNADIYRLIANCFDFPNQDRLFAIKEMAGGLCKSGHPNPEIANILTTLCQSINDEEILYDYSLIFIKGGVPLSETHTLQRYNSVTDVNAFYYAFGFQPKTGENPDSIMYELEFLAMLLLKAVIAPNEEAQNITQKAYQDFLIEHTAEFAISLAQKIREGNAGTFFFTVSFLLETFIRYELERNHLTINHCDTP
- a CDS encoding twin-arginine translocase TatA/TatE family subunit — protein: MTSLIIFLFATLGTTELILIAFVLLIFFGGKRIPELMRGLGKSAAEFKKAKDNVEDEVRNLKE
- the moaA gene encoding GTP 3',8-cyclase MoaA — encoded protein: MLYDNFNRIHNYLRISITDKCNFRCSYCMPEECYTFTPSERLMNAAEIESIAREFVSLGINKLRLTGGEPLLRKDFADILTRLSKLNIELLITTNGLLLNQYIDTIKAAKVSTINVSLDSLNPETFFQITKRNAFKQVWDNIMLLLQEGIRVKINVVAIKEFITKEIFDFLELTKNLPLHIRFIEFMPFAGNNWTSDDVVTAAQLLKLVSEKHNIVKLIDEPHATARKYKVVGYEGTFAFITTMTNQFCGDCNRVRLTADGKLKNCLFSREETDLLTPFRKNEPIVPLIVETVKRKYPALGGQFQPDYQTIQPQVLINRSMIGIGG
- a CDS encoding molybdopterin molybdotransferase MoeA; this translates as MVSVHEAKQIIDTQIILKRAVYELSSDLVGMVLAGDITAQCNVPSFDNSAMDGYAFCFQKDKASYQITQKIKAGEVSENPIGLDEAARIYTGAPIPMGTDTVIQQEIVSIQEGRISFDPQRIRYGANVRLQGSQCRQGDIVAKAGSLITPGMIGLMASVGATHIPAYIPPKISIITTGDELITLKDPLTYGKIYNSNSVALQAYCKQLNIQIQSVRHIPDDPDITLEHITDCLASCDMLILTGGISVGDYDYIRSSLNLAGVTQRFYKVKQKPGKPLFFGHKDNTLVFALPGNPAAVLACFNQYIKPCIRKMMGFSAVWEPDAVLPLQNTYQKHTGLTHFAKAYTNQSLVRILSGQQSFDLLPFNESNCFAEIPEDIAEAEPNSLLSIYYW
- a CDS encoding sulfite exporter TauE/SafE family protein produces the protein MIDNQTLLILLLAITAFLYASVGHGGASTYIALLTLFHISPIEIRPTALILNILISFISFLMYRKVCKFPTRLFWILIIASVPASFLGGKLLIDTSLYRKILGIILLFPVARFLGIIPTSDKQIIEPKVGLVLLIGLVIGFVSGLIGIGGGILLSPIVLLLGWVNMKEAAALSALFIFFNSIAGLAGSSLTSSIPSEYVLWYLPFTLAGGLAGAYVGAQRYNLRTLKYVLTTVLLIAAVKLIGI
- a CDS encoding molybdenum cofactor guanylyltransferase; its protein translation is MKQDFLEIVILAGGKSSRMGQDKGLMLFHQKPMIEWILEASLKTNYPVRIIANNPAYSQFGVPVISDIIPEKGPMGGLFTALTTTKSKYVFLLSCDTPLIKNEILQYMISKLTTQEVLVASLQGKILPLLAIYHSDLKKVVLENISSNKLKMQELIRSLVYQELEIPNFLAPQPEVFANINTIDEFAELQKGVVL
- a CDS encoding MoaD/ThiS family protein, with the protein product MIKVLAFGIVAEKIQSNEFYLENIANTQELRSVLLEKFPKLGDIRFTFSINRKLVHELTAIEPNSEIGLLPPFSGG
- a CDS encoding HesA/MoeB/ThiF family protein, translated to MSRFERQVILPGFGTAAQNRLKKSKILVVGAGGLGAPLLLYLAAAGIGEITIIDGDTVSESNLNRQILYGYPEIGKSKATSTAAYLQQKYPDIGIKAIEAFITTQNAVSILSDHDLVIDGTDNFSTRYLLSDGCYLLQKPLVSGSIYKFEGQVIVLDAQKSQTRPLTYRDLYPRPPAPEEVPNCSEIGVLGVLPGIIGTIMASEAIKLISNYAPAIANKVLFYNLLQNSFYETSILENPEALADAPQTIKDFEQMNYATLCGLSRTISWHEVLQTITQKTKNILIVDVRNSDELPKPHKINYLNIPLTELECRKEEVSAAETIYVFCQAGVRSQKAAQFLERTYPNKKVFSIEGGINQLQSTLHVF
- a CDS encoding molybdenum cofactor biosynthesis protein MoaE, coding for MEKKPKNIFVAGAISSEKIATSIQNHSTKLSIGGHSIFLGQVRADTIDNQEVQSIHYSAYEPMALEVAFRIREDIFQKYPLVCMHIYHSLGEVKAGEISLFVFTSAIHRQPAIEACTEVVERIKKELPVWGKEILTTGNVIWKENKI
- a CDS encoding bacteriocin, which produces MKEQEKEQQIDQEQQELNDQELDQVTGGVRTAAGNVNTTGHNAVGNAQKGLEKDPRTKGNG
- a CDS encoding iron-sulfur cluster assembly accessory protein — translated: MENNNISLEIPFRLTEDAVTEIKRLIAEQQLEGSTALRVGVKGGGCSGFSYMIDFDTSSENDIVFEQDGIKLLLDKRHAIYLLGMEVHFQSGLNARGFVFQNPNAKSTCGCGTSFSA
- a CDS encoding septum formation initiator family protein — protein: MKKTLALIQFLKRYFRYALNPYIITILATISWMLLLDRYDLISQYRMQRNIKQLEVDKQFYQREISKVKIEYDILLNDPLRIERYARENYWMKRPNEDIYIFKEIAGE
- a CDS encoding D-alanine--D-alanine ligase, which codes for MNESIMTHIRVGVFMGGKSREREVSFAGGRTVFDNLDRSIFVPIPIFVDSRNSLILLDWPNLYKGTIRDFFPPASAYSHLSASFQYYVEHLATLQGEEYERAITEVGSRISLESLPNLIDCAFLALHGHFGEDGTIQGLLDWLKIPYTGSGILGCAIGIDKRIQPVLTYSLRMPINESLIITWKEYSQNPVKILEDINLYVSYPCVTKPPTQGSSIGTRVVQKPLQIREAILASFFKVEVDLVVWNSLTNEECYEQITQWVDLRTGLGLPLRDTVTQTLIYTPEELFYYLHSQAKQRESLILEALDSSDSIIVEKFLNGEEFSVIVIAGSNGEPIALPPTQIIKSGTLFDYRGKYLPGPTRKKTPADFPDESLSEIMQGAERLMTGMNFDVYARIDGFLLPDGRILFNDPNTTSGMMPSSFFFHQAAEIGLDPVHFLTFVIWESMRARVREAKNLLPATTVLTNLQQTLNKQKELKVQRATVGVILGGYSTERHISVESGRNIYEKLSSSGKYTPVPVFLLHNKYLSAELRTQLNIPNEPEFSLWRIPLAYLLKDNADDIRDKIIHSLKNPNENPIIKQVRQRLASIREMLNGEETTLPSYIPLNQLDNHISFAFIALHGRPGEDGTVQTFLSNLAIPYNGSCAATAALTINKFETIELLSKAGLNNQFKHTLFTRSEWKQDPEKAYLRIEKIFSYPFIAKPVDDGCSSAVRKINSRNDIENYTKVAFRDTEEIHPDLAAALTLKPNEEFPAKDTFLIEEFIGRNEQLKHFLEVTVGLLTHFGSNGKRVYEIFEPSETLAGSGILSLEEKFLAGEGQNITPARFSQEPELNRRLSQKVREKIEYVAKLLDIDGYARIDAFVKIYENNKIEVSIIEVNSLPGMTPATCIFHQAALKGYTPFQMIDKIITYGFKIASIGANNQAKV